One window of the Opisthocomus hoazin isolate bOpiHoa1 chromosome 12, bOpiHoa1.hap1, whole genome shotgun sequence genome contains the following:
- the LOC104335398 gene encoding borealin-2 isoform X3, producing the protein MPPKKPAGKRRSTDSGVEPDREALSQEKKDQRIALFLRDFDQQAKENIREMKKELDSILQTAEKAFTVELLKIPVAIRKMKRKDLLNLRGGEEVALAAGVTDCSLEEMPNPKLVRTNSKKVKVTTIVEYEDAKHISAKKISKKVSKTKSLVSLACGVNSKLNPLSSAGLQTVSRTVPTSGRVRGMLLRSKSVPPDKTVPFLNIPLADGQTLCTAGGDLRNIDVQLLNQDTVQHIHNLVSELTVLCGKATAKPS; encoded by the exons ATGCCCCCGAAGAAGCCGGCGGGTAAGCGGCGCAGCACTGACTCGGGCGTGGAGCCTGACCGCGAGGCCCTCTCCCAGGAGAAGAAGGACCAGCGCATCGCGCTCTTCCTCAGAGACTTCGACCAGCAGG ccaaGGAAAATATCCGGGAAATGAAGAAAGAGCTCGATTCGATTCTGCAAACAGCGGAGAAGGCGTTTACGGTGGAGCTGCTGAAGATCCCAGTCGCcatcaggaaaatgaaaagaaaagactTGCTCA ATTTGCGAGGAGGGGAGGAAGTGGCCCTTGCTGCTGGAGTG actgactGCTCTCTTGAAGAAATGCCAAATCCAAAACTGGTGAGGACCAACAGCAAAAAAG TTAAGGTGACTACAATTGTTGAATATGAAGATGCCAAGCatatttctgcaaagaaaatatcTAAAAAA GTTTCCAAAACAAAGTCATTGGTTTCATTGGCCTGCGGTGTAAATAGCAAACTGAATCCTCTTTCTAG TGCTGGACTACAGACAGTCTCAAGAACTGTACCTACCAGTGGAAGAGTTCGAGGCATGTTATTAAGAAGTAAATCAGTACCCCCGGATAAAACGGTTCCGTTTCTAAACATTCCCCTGGCTGATGGACAG ACACTCTGTACAGCTGGTGGAGACCTCCGTAATATTGATGTGCAACTACTAAATCAAGATACAGTACAGCATATTCATAACTTAGTG AGTGAGCTGACTGTACTATGTGGAAAGGCAACAGCTAAGCCAAGTTAG
- the LOC104335398 gene encoding borealin-2 isoform X1 yields the protein MPPKKPAGKRRSTDSGVEPDREALSQEKKDQRIALFLRDFDQQAKENIREMKKELDSILQTAEKAFTVELLKIPVAIRKMKRKDLLNLRGGEEVALAAGVTDCSLEEMPNPKLVRTNSKKVKVTTIVEYEDAKHISAKKISKKVSKTKSLVSLACGVNSKLNPLSRSVHSSASVTEAVKSLTSDCSATNFKATPKIPKSAGLQTVSRTVPTSGRVRGMLLRSKSVPPDKTVPFLNIPLADGQTLCTAGGDLRNIDVQLLNQDTVQHIHNLVSELTVLCGKATAKPS from the exons ATGCCCCCGAAGAAGCCGGCGGGTAAGCGGCGCAGCACTGACTCGGGCGTGGAGCCTGACCGCGAGGCCCTCTCCCAGGAGAAGAAGGACCAGCGCATCGCGCTCTTCCTCAGAGACTTCGACCAGCAGG ccaaGGAAAATATCCGGGAAATGAAGAAAGAGCTCGATTCGATTCTGCAAACAGCGGAGAAGGCGTTTACGGTGGAGCTGCTGAAGATCCCAGTCGCcatcaggaaaatgaaaagaaaagactTGCTCA ATTTGCGAGGAGGGGAGGAAGTGGCCCTTGCTGCTGGAGTG actgactGCTCTCTTGAAGAAATGCCAAATCCAAAACTGGTGAGGACCAACAGCAAAAAAG TTAAGGTGACTACAATTGTTGAATATGAAGATGCCAAGCatatttctgcaaagaaaatatcTAAAAAA GTTTCCAAAACAAAGTCATTGGTTTCATTGGCCTGCGGTGTAAATAGCAAACTGAATCCTCTTTCTAG gTCTGTTCACTCTTCTGCAAGTGTGACTGAGGCTGTTAAGTCTCTTACTTCTGATTGCAGTGCCACAAATTTCAAAGCCACACCAAAGATACCTAAAAG TGCTGGACTACAGACAGTCTCAAGAACTGTACCTACCAGTGGAAGAGTTCGAGGCATGTTATTAAGAAGTAAATCAGTACCCCCGGATAAAACGGTTCCGTTTCTAAACATTCCCCTGGCTGATGGACAG ACACTCTGTACAGCTGGTGGAGACCTCCGTAATATTGATGTGCAACTACTAAATCAAGATACAGTACAGCATATTCATAACTTAGTG AGTGAGCTGACTGTACTATGTGGAAAGGCAACAGCTAAGCCAAGTTAG
- the DNAJA2 gene encoding dnaJ homolog subfamily A member 2 — MANVADTKLYDILGVPPGASDNELKKAYRKLAKEYHPDKNPNAGDKFKEISFAYEVLSNPEKRELYDRYGEQGLREGSGGGSGMDDIFSHIFGGGLFNFMGGQSRSRNGRRRGEDMMHPLKVSLEDLYNGKTTKLQLSKNVLCSACNGQGGKAGAVQKCNACRGRGVRIMIRQLAPGMVQQMQSVCSDCNGEGEVINEKDRCKKCEGKKVIKEVKILEVHVDKGMKHGQRITFSGEADQAPGVEPGDIVLLLQEKENEVFQRDGNDLHMTHKIGLVEALCGFQFTFKHLDGRQIVVKYPPGKVIEPGCVRVVRGEGMPQYRNPFEKGDLYIKFDVQFPENNWISPEKLSELEDLLPARPEFPNVIGDAEEVDLQEFDTTRGSGGGQRREAYNDSSDEESSHHGPGVQCAHQ, encoded by the exons ATGGCGAACGTGGCCGACACGAAGCTCTACGACATCCTGGGGGTGCCGCCCGGGGCCTCCGACAACGAGCTCAAGAAg GCATACAGAAAGCTGGCTAAGGAATACCATCCTGATAAGAACCCAAATGCGGGAGACaaa TTCAAAGAAATAAGCTTTGCCTATGAAGTATTGTCAAATCCAGAGAAACGTGAGTTATATGATAGATATGGAGAACAGGGTCTTCGAGAAGGTAGTGGCGGAGGCAGTGGAATGGACGATATTTTCTCCCATATCTTTGGTGGTGGATTGTTCAATTTCATGGGTGGTCAGAGTAGAAGTCGTAATGgtagaagaagaggagaagataTGATGCATCCACTCAA AGTCTCTTTAGAAGATCTGTATAATGGCAAGACAACTAAACTACAACTTAGCAAGAATGTCCTTTGTAGTGCATGTAATGG gcagggagggaaggctggAGCCGTGCAGAAATGTAATGCTTGCCGGGGTAGAGGCGTACGTATCATGATCAGACAGCTGGCTCCTGGAATGGTTCAGCAGATGCAGTCTGTATGCTCTGACTGCAATGGAGAAG GTGAAGTAATTAATGAAAAAGACCGCTGTAAAAAATGTGAAGGGAAGAAGGTGATCAAAGAGGTAAAAATACTTGAAGTCCATGTAGACAAAGGCATGAAACATGGGCAGAGAATTACATTCAGTGGAGAAGCAGATCAGGCTCCGGGTGTGGAACCAGGTGATATTGTCCTCTTACTCCAAGAAAAGGAGAATGAG gtgTTCCAGCGGGATGGGAACGACTTGCATATGACACATAAGATTGGACTTGTTGAAGCACTGTGTGGATTTCAGTTCACATTTAAGCACCTTGATGGACGTCAAATTGTGGTTAAATATCCTCCTGGAAAAGTAATTGAACCAG GTTGTGTTCGCGTAGTCAGAGGTGAAGGAATGCCACAGTATCGCAATCCTTTTGAGAAAGGGGATCTTTACATTAAATTTGACGTTCAGTTTCCTGAAAATAACTGGATCAGCCCAGAAAAGCTTTCA GAACTTGAAGATCTTCTGCCAGCTAGACCAGAATTTCCCAATGTAATTGGTGATGCAGAAGAGGTAGATCTTCAGGAATTTGATACCACTCGTGGTTCAGGTGGTGGCCAGAGACGTGAAGCCTATAACGATAGTTCTGATGAAGAAAGCAGCCATCATGGACCTGGGGTACAGTGTGCCCATCAGTAA
- the LOC104335398 gene encoding borealin-2 isoform X2 — MPPKKPAGKRRSTDSGVEPDREALSQEKKDQRIALFLRDFDQQAKENIREMKKELDSILQTAEKAFTVELLKIPVAIRKMKRKDLLNLRGGEEVALAAGVTDCSLEEMPNPKLVRTNSKKVKVTTIVEYEDAKHISAKKISKKVSKTKSLVSLACGVNSKLNPLSRSVHSSASVTEAVKSLTSDCSATNFKATPKIPKSAGLQTVSRTVPTSGRVRGMLLRSKSVPPDKTVPFLNIPLADGQTLCTAGGDLRNIDVQLLNQDTVQHIHNLVGSRLF, encoded by the exons ATGCCCCCGAAGAAGCCGGCGGGTAAGCGGCGCAGCACTGACTCGGGCGTGGAGCCTGACCGCGAGGCCCTCTCCCAGGAGAAGAAGGACCAGCGCATCGCGCTCTTCCTCAGAGACTTCGACCAGCAGG ccaaGGAAAATATCCGGGAAATGAAGAAAGAGCTCGATTCGATTCTGCAAACAGCGGAGAAGGCGTTTACGGTGGAGCTGCTGAAGATCCCAGTCGCcatcaggaaaatgaaaagaaaagactTGCTCA ATTTGCGAGGAGGGGAGGAAGTGGCCCTTGCTGCTGGAGTG actgactGCTCTCTTGAAGAAATGCCAAATCCAAAACTGGTGAGGACCAACAGCAAAAAAG TTAAGGTGACTACAATTGTTGAATATGAAGATGCCAAGCatatttctgcaaagaaaatatcTAAAAAA GTTTCCAAAACAAAGTCATTGGTTTCATTGGCCTGCGGTGTAAATAGCAAACTGAATCCTCTTTCTAG gTCTGTTCACTCTTCTGCAAGTGTGACTGAGGCTGTTAAGTCTCTTACTTCTGATTGCAGTGCCACAAATTTCAAAGCCACACCAAAGATACCTAAAAG TGCTGGACTACAGACAGTCTCAAGAACTGTACCTACCAGTGGAAGAGTTCGAGGCATGTTATTAAGAAGTAAATCAGTACCCCCGGATAAAACGGTTCCGTTTCTAAACATTCCCCTGGCTGATGGACAG ACACTCTGTACAGCTGGTGGAGACCTCCGTAATATTGATGTGCAACTACTAAATCAAGATACAGTACAGCATATTCATAACTTAGTG GGAAGTAGATTGTTTTGA